Part of the Coriobacteriaceae bacterium genome is shown below.
GTGACGCTAAAGCTGCGGACGTCCGTCTCGCCCGGCGCCAGCGTGATCGTGTTGACCTTGTGCTCAAAAACGTCGTCCTCGGTGTCCATGGTGGTATGACCGGTCCAGGGCTCGAGCGCCACAAACGGAGCGTCGTTGGCGGCAGACCACACGCCGATGTACTTAAAGCCCTCAAAGTCGATCTTGACGCCGTGGCCCGACTTGCGACCGCGCAGCGTGAGCGTGGAGCCCGGGGTATCGGTGAACATGATGGCGTCGTTATCGAAGCTGCGGTGCGTGATGGGCAGCACGTCCGAGTTGTCGGGGGCCTTGTAGCTGCCCTCGAACGTCATAAGGCCATCGGGCGTGATGATGGGGGCCTCGTTCGTCCAGGCCTCGGTAAACGCCAGCTCGTAATCCTCGAATGCCTCGTCCTCGGCACCGGGGGCGGGCACGTTAAACGCGGGGTGGCCGCCCACCGAGAACGGCAGGTCCACGTCGCCGGTGTTGGTGACGGCAAAGGTCTGTGTGAGCGTGGCGTCGCCGGTCAGGGCATAGGTCATGTTGAGCTTAAAGTGGAAGGGGAACGCCTGGAGCGACTCGGGCGTGTCGGTGATCTCGTAGGTGACGGACGAGCCGTCCTCGGAGACCTCGGCCAGCTTGTGCTCCACGATACGCGCGACGCCGTGGCGCGGCATCTCGCAGGTGCCGGCCGCAGACGTCGCCGTGTTGTTACGCAGCGATCCCACGATGGGGAACAGGATAGGCGCATGCTTGCCCCAAAAGGCCGGGTCGCCCTGCCACAGATACTCGTTGCCGTTGAGGGCAAGGCTCGTGAGCTGGGCGCCCATGGAATCGATGGCCGCGGTGAGGCCGCCGCGCTTGATGGTAGTGACGGTGGACATGCTACTTCCTCCAATAGTAAACAACGGTGTCGAGGGCTATTGTCCCACTCTTGGCGGCGGGGTTGAGCGACAGGTGCAGTTATTGAGCAATAGCGTAAAGGTCAAACCCGCCCTGCGGCGTGCTATCGACCGTATCGGGCGCCTGTGAATTAAAACTCACCGGAACCATGCGCTTTGAGGCACGGTAACGCGTGCCGTCGGTGGCGACGGGCGGCTCATCGACCGTGAGCTCGTAGTCGCCGGGCTTGAGCTCGATGCCGTCACCTTCGGAATTGACGTATTGGTACTCGTCGATCGCTTGCCCCTTGAGCGTGCGGCCCACGATATGGACGAGCATTTGGCTGTCGCCGCGCGCGGTATCCCACGTCGCGCCGTCCTTAACCTCGACCGACACATGCACCGAGCGCGTGCGGCTGAGCGATTGCTCGACGGACATCTCGACCTTGGCGGCGTCTTGGCGCTGCCGCTCGACATGACCCCAGATGCTGCCGATTGCCGAGCAGGCGATAACGCCGGCCATGAAGGCGATGAGGATGGGGCCGAGCGGAGAACGGCGGCCCGCGTCTTCCTCACGAGCCAGGTCGGGGCGATGCGTGGGCGCAGGCGCCTGGGCGCCTTGCGCGGGCACGTCGAGAATGCTGAAAGATGCCGTACTGCCGGGGTCGATGGTGTGGCGCGGTTGCGGGGTCTTTGCCGGCGAAATGGACATGTCGGCTGGCTCACCCAGCGTGGCCGTGGCATCGGCCTTTGCCTCGTCGGCCTCGGCCTGAGCCCAAGCCTGTTCAAAGGTCAGGGGCTCGGCGAGGTCGGAAGTGGCATCCGTCTCGACGGCATCGTTGCCGGTCTCGTCCTCGTCGCTCGACACGTCACGCGACGCGGGCTCGTCCCACTCCTCGTCCGGAGCCTCGCCCTCGCTATACCACCATTCAAAGTTATCGATATCCATACGGGGCGCCCCTTAGGCCTCGCAAATAAACACTTGTTAGCCTTATACCCGCAGATGGCGCTGGAGCTCGCACGGAATGCGATAAAGGGACTGCTCCTTTGTCGCATCGAAGTTGCGGTGGAATAGTTCCTGTTTGCACGCCCACTCGAGCTATTTAGGGACTATTTCACCGCAAGTTATTTGAGGGCGACGGGGATTTGGATACAGCAGAAGTCCTCTTGGTGAGACTCGTCGTAGCTCGTGGTGTCCAGGTAGCAAAAATCGAAAGCATTGCCGATGGGCTGGAGCGCGTGCCTGTCCATGCAGGCCACGATGGCGCGGATACCCTCGGGCTCGTACGGCATGCCCCAGCGACTCATGCACAGGTACGTGCCCTCGGGCAGCACCTCGACGCCAATCTCCGCCAGCTCGGCAGGATCGCTCGGCAGTATTTCCTCGGCACCACGCGGCAACACGGCAAAGGAACCGGCACCGGCGATGGGGTCGTCGGAATGCAGCGCCTCGCGACGCAGCATGGCGCCCCAACCGCGCATGGGGCGTGTGCCCGTGAGCGCACGCATGCGCAGAATCGCCCGCATGAGCGTGGGGTGCAGCATCGAGCGGCCACGCTCGATATCGCTCGGGAACTCCTCAAAGACCACGTAGCGGCGCTCGAATTGCTTGAGCTCCGGTTTGCCCTCGCGCTCGCGCCAATAGACCGCCTCGTCGTAAAAACTCAGCCGCTCCTGCACGCTCGCGCGCTCGGCTTTGAGCCCGGCAATCTGCTCGTCGAGCGCCTGCACCCGCGAGCGCAGGTGATCGGTCATCTCTCCAATGTCGAACGTCGAGGTCAGGCGATCGATCTCATCGAGTTCCAGTCCCAAGTCGCGCAGCATGCAGATCAGACGCATGAGCGGGATCTGCGTGGGCGAATAGAAACGGTAGCCTTTTTCGTTAACCACGGCGGGTTTAAACAGACCGATCTTGTCGTAGTAGATGAGCGTTTGGCGCGAAACGTTAAACAAGCTCGCCATCTCGCTAATCGCATACATACCCGTCTGCATAGGTCCTCCCGACACATCCTTTGACACGAAAAGCCCGCCGCCCACAGGGGCAGCGGGCTCAAACACTACTCGTATCCTACCCTAAAGATGCCTATGACCAGCGCTTATAGTTGGCGCACGACACGCCGACGGCCTCGAGTGCCTTGGCGGCGATGTGATGCACCGCCTCATCGAGCGTGGCGGGGCCGTTGTAAAACGTGAGCATGGGCGGCATGAGCATGACGCCCGGCACGCGCGCCAGGCGTGCCATGTTGTCGACATGGATCGCACTGAAGGGCGTCTCGCGCACCATAAGCACCAGGCGGCGCTGCTCTTTCATCTGCACATCGGCCGCACGCAGCAACAGGTTTTCGCTGTAGCCGCTCGCGATGCCGGCGAGCGTCTTCATGGAGCAGGGAGCCACGATCATGCCGTCGACCGGATAGGTGCCGCTTGCGATGGCAGCGCCAATGTTCTTGTTGTCGTAGACCACATCGGCATAGCACGCAAACTCGTCGAGCGTCATGCCGAGCTCCTGCTCGATGGTGATCTCTCCCCCGCGCGTGACGACAAGCGCCGACTCAGCGCCGGCCTGGCGCAGGCATTTGAGGCATTCAAGGCCCAGTGCCGCACCGCTGGCGCCAGACACGCCAACGACAATGCGACGGGGACGAACAGAAGACTCAGGCATGACAACTCCTTAACTACTTGGTAGGGCTACTTACTAGAAGGCGAGCTCGGCGGCCCACTTCTCTTCATCGATCTCCATGAACTGCGAGCGGATGAAGTTCTTCTTGAGGTTAAACGGAACCGTGCAGTCGAAGATGGCCTTGCAGGCGATACCGTGCTCGCGGATCGAAGGATCGAACGCGGGGTCGTTGGACGGATCGAGCACGTGGCAGTGGCAACCTGGGATGGTGATGAGGTCCACGTCGGCCTGGAAGCGTGTGGTCATGGCCCACATCACGTCGCTCATATCGAAGATGTCGACATCCTCGTCGACAAGGATGACGTGCTTGAGCTCGGAGAACGCCGAGAAGGCGAGCATGGCGGCGTTGCGCTGACGGCCCTCGTCATTTTTGCTCGACTTCTTGAACTGCATGATGGCAACGAACTTGCCGCCACCGCAGGGAGCGGCGTGAACGTTGAGCAGGCGGCCCGGGATAGCGGTCTCGACCATCTTGTAGATGGAGGCCTCGGTGGGGATACCGGCCATGGACACGTGCTCGTGCGAAGGGCCGATGCAGCTCTCCATAATGGGGTTGACGCGCGTGGTGACGGCGGTGATCTTGATCACCGGGCAGACCTTGGCGCCACCGGTGTAGCCGGGGAACTCGGGCATGGCGTAGCCGTGGCCGTTGACATCCTCGTTGATGGTCTCGTCGTGCATGAGGTAGCCCTCGAGCACGTACTCGGCATTGGCAATGCACTTCTGCGGAACGGTGACGCAGTCGGCAAGCTCGACGACGCGGCCGCGCAGGGCGCCGGCGATCTGCAGCTCGTTGAAGCCGAGCGGCGTGGTGGGAGCCTCGAAGCCGCAGCACATGTACACGGCGGGGTCCAGGCCGATGGAGATGGAGATGGGCATATCCTCGCCGCGCTGGCAGTACTCGTCAAAGAACGCACCCAGGTGACGGCTGCCCGGGGTGATCCACATGGCGAGCTTGTCCTTGTCGACGCAGGAGAAGCGGTGGATGGTTACGTCGGACTGGGTGCCATCGGGGCTCGTGCCATAGGCGAGGCCCATGGTGATGTAGGGGCCGCCGTCAACGGGCGTGTTGGTGGGAGCGGGAACGATCTTGCGCAGGTCAAAGCCCTCGTCGGTCGCCTTGTACACGACCTCCTGGCAGTCGACGTGCTTGCCCTCGGCGATCTGCTCGGGGGCGATCAGGTTCTCGAAGCGCTTGCCGATCTCGAGGCCCAGGTGCTCCTCGTCCAGGTCGAGCAGGGCGGCAACGCGCTTGCGGCTGGCAAGCATACCGATGCAGACCTTGGCGTCGTCAAAGCCCTTGACGTTGTTGAAGACCATCGCCGGACCCTCTTTGGTCGGGCGCATGACGGTGCCGCCAGCACCGACGTGACGGTAGACGCCCGAGACCTCGGCATCGGGATCGACCTGGGTGTCGGTCTCGAGCAGCTGGCCCGGCATCTCACGCAAAAAGTCGAGCGCGGAACGCAGGTCGTGGATCTGGGAAGCATCGGTAGTGGACATGGCGTACTCCTTTCGGGAGAGTGTCCGGCGACGGGGTGCCGCCGGACGGGGTAACGTAATGGGGCCGCGGCGCTCACAAATGGAGCGCTCGACCACTCGAAGTTCAAGCGCTTGGCTGCTTACAGCCGGGGCGCTCGACCGCTTACATCAGGCCAAAGAGGTGGAACCAGGCGGCCTCGACCAGCACGACGACAAAGACGACCGCGGTGAGGGGGATGCCCATGCGCATAGCCTCTTTGGAGGTGTAGCCGCCGGCGTCCTTGCCTTCGCCGATAAGGATCGGCAGGTTATGGAACGGCAGGATGTAGTGGATGTTGATGGACGTGAAGACGATGAGCGCCACGGCGAGTGGGCTCACGCTGGAGCCGGCGGCAAAGCTGATAAATGCCGGCACGCACACGCCGAGCACGGCCATGACCGAGCCCATGAACATGTGGATGATCATGGAAAGCGCGGCGACGAGCAGGGCGAACAGGAAGATGTTCTCAGGCACGGAGCTGGGGAGCACGACGTCGGCGATCCAGGCGTTCATGCCGGTGGCACCGCCCACGGAGCCCACGGCCATGGCGGCCGTCAGGAACATGAGGGACTTGATGTCGACAGCGTTCCAGCTGGCGGGAGTGAGGACTTCGCCGATGATGGGCATGGCGAGAGCAACGCCAATGGCCAGGGTGACCCAGCCGATATAGTCGCCCGAGACGGTGAGCCACAGCGCGATGGCGATGACAAGCCACACGATGGTGCGGATCTCCTTGACGGAGAGCTTGCCGAGCGCGGCCTGCTTGGCCACGATCTGCTCGCGATCGTAGACGAGCTCCTTGCTGGGCTTAAAGAGGAAAAGGCCCAGGAACAGGGTGCACAGCAGCGCAACCAGCATAGGCACGCTCATGTACAGGAACCAGTCGACGAAGGACGGGCTCATGCCGCCGGCCTCGGCACTGTACTGCGCAACGAGCGGGTTAAGCGTGGAGTCGCCCGTCAGGAAGAACATGGAACCCGGGGCGGCAGCGGCAAACACGAGGAAGCCGAGCTTGCCCTTGTCGTCGTCACCGTAGCCGGCGGACTCGGCGATGACCGAGACGACGGCGAGGATGAGGAAGGCGCGGGGGAACGGATGCGGGATCAGCAGCGACAGCACAAAGGTGAGCGCGAAGATCGAGATGATGAGCGACTTGGCGTCGCGCACGAACTTGAGCATGAACGCGTAGGCGATACGCTCGCCCAGGCCCGACTCCTTGACCGCGCTGGCGATGAGGTAGGCGCCGATGACGAGCCACATGGTGGCCTTGGTCCACGAGCTAAACGTGGAGGCGACCGTCGCCGAGATGCTCGCGGCGCCCGTGTCGTCCACGCACACCTTGAACAGGACGAGCAGTGCGCAGTAGAGCAGGCCCACAAAGCCCGGCTGTGCCACGCCGCATGCCCAGAACACCACCGTGGCGAGCGTCAGTGCCAGACAGGTCTGACCGCCGACCGTGAGCTCGACCGTCGAGCTCAGCTCCGCCAAAGGAAGAAACTTCACCAGCAAAAAGACAACGATACCCAGCACAAAGCCAATTTCGCGCTTGGTGATCTTAAACGCCTTCTTTTCCGCTTCCATCTCCCCACCTTTCTTGTTGGGGGCGCTCCGAATTCGCAGCCATGTTGCCGCTTAAAAAGGGGCGCCCGTTATCGGACACCCCTTACGTTGCGCTGTGTTGCGGCAATACAGTCAAGCGGATTTTTTGGATGAGAAGCGATTCCCTAGACAAAAACCGTCACAACATTCGACGCTTTTCCTCGTTTTCGAGATTTTCGCCGAATGTTGTGACGGTTTGGATGTGGCAAAGGGACTGTCTTTTTTACATAGCGAGGGCCGTGCGGATGAATGGGTCGCCGAGGGCCTCGCGGAGCCAGGGGGCCAGCTGCTCGGGGTGACCCTGCAGGTAGCCTTTGAGCTCGGACGGAGCCACGCGACGCACTTCCGAGGTCTCCTCTTGGTTGATATGCAGCTCGCCCGGCTCAACATGGGCAAGGTAGACCTCGCACCATTCGCACTCGCAGCGACCGTCGCCGTGGTCCTCGCGGTACACCACGTGTCCGAGGTGCTTGAGCTGATCGGGCTCGCGCGTAATGCCGAGCTCTTCGTTGATGCGGCGCGCCGTGGCGGCCGCGACGTCTTCCCCGGGGAGCGGATGGCCGGCGCAGCTATCGGCCAGCACCCCGCCCCACAGGCGCTTGAGCGGACTGCGGCGACAGAGCAGCAGGCGCGCGTCTTCGCCCCGGCCCTCGACCAAAAGCGTCAGAAATGCCTGATGCAGGATGCCCTCACCAGCATGGGCCTCGATGCGGTCGACGGAGCCAAGCGCCTCGCCGGTCGCAGCATCGACCGCCACGACCTCGGCGCCCGCACCGCCCTCATCCCAGCCGGCGCGCAGAATGCGGGCTGCGGCTTCCTCGAGCGCGGCGATGAGCTCCTTGGTGGTGTCGAGCACGCGCTGCAGGTCGTCACCGCTCGCTTGTTCAACATGAAAACCCGTGCTTGCAACTACCGGCACGCCAAAGCGCGTGGCCAGCGCCGCCGCGATATCGTGCGCCGGGATCTCGTCTCGATGGCACGGAACGGCCAGGATGCTCACCGTTGCCGTACGGCCGGGCTCGGGGCGCGGAATGGCCTGCGCCGTGGCGCCCAGGTGCGCAAACTCCGGCGAGCAGGCGTACACCGCCATGCCTCGCGGCGTCACCGTCAGCTGGGCCTCGAGCGCAAACTTGCCCTCGCCCACTGCAACCTTTGTCGTGTGCATACCCATGGGATCTCCTGCCGCCCGCGATGTACCTGAGACCATCTTCGCCTGTATTGCGACTATACAGGCAAGCCCTCCATGTGACAAAGGGACTGCCCCTTTGTCACATTCTGTTAGAGTTGCAGGGATTGAATCCCGCTTATTCATGCGACATTGGAGTGACAACCTTGACCGCCGCAACCACGCCTAAAAGTAAGCCAACCGCCGCCGCGCTCTCCCCCGCGCGCACCAAGCTCTGCCTGGCGCTGCTCGTGCTGTTGGGATTCTCGCTCGGCTGCTCCGAGTTCGTGGTCATCGGCATCGAAAGCGACTTGGCAACGGAACTCGGCATATCACTTGCCACTGCGGGCCAGCTCATCAGCGTGTTTGCGCTCGTCTACGCTATCGCGACGCCGGTGCTCGCGCTCAGCACGGGGCGATTCCGCCGCTACCAGCTGCTCGTGTGCTATAGCGTCGTCTTTGTGCTCGGCAACCTGGTCATGGCGTTGGCTCCCAACTTCCAGGTGCTGTTTATCTCACGCATTGTCCTGGGCTCTGTCTCGGGTGCGCTGCTCGCCGTGGGCGTGACGTACATCCCTGAGCTGCTATCCCCGCAGCAAACCTCACTTGCCATCTCGGTCGTGTACGGCGCGTTTTCCGTGGCGATGGTCTTTGTGACCTCGATTGGCAAGTTTGTGGCCGACACACTCGATTGGCACGTGGCCATGTACGGCACGCTGACCTTTGCCGTTTTGATCTGTAGCGCGCTCGTGGCGTTTATGCCTCGCGCCGGGCAGACCGATGAGCCCGCCACCTTCCGCGAGCAGGCGGGGCTACTACGCGAGCCGAGTATCATCACCGGCATGCTCATCTTCTTGTTTGGCGTGGGCTCGGTCTACGTATTCTACGGCTACGTGACGCCTTATCTGGAGCAGGTGCTGGGCATGGATACCGTTCAGGCGAGCACCACACTTATGGCCTATGGCGTGTTCTGCCTGATCTCGAACATCCTGGGCGGATGGATCGATGCGCGTTTTGGCATGAAGGCGCTGCTGGTTACGTTTGTGCTGCAGGCGGCGGCACTGCTCGGGCTGTTTGCCGTGGGCGCCGCCATGCCGCTCGCGCTGGTCTTTGTCTTTAGCCTGGCGATGCTCATGTACCTGTTCTCGGTCTCATGCATCACGCACTTTATGGACGTGGCACGCAGCCGCCATCCCAAGTCGATGGTACTCGCAAGTTCGGTTGAGCCCATGGCGTTTAACGTCGGCATCTCGTTTGGCACCGCAGTGGGCGGCGCCGTGGTAAGCAGCGTTGGCATTGCGTACGTGGGCGCAGTGGGCGCCGCGTTCTCGCTTGTGGCCTGGGCCCTCACGCTGGTGACGATTAAGCTGGCTCGCTGGGAGCGCCGTCGTCAATCAGCACGGCCCTCAATACGGGCATAGGGGCAAACATAGCCCAAGGTGGCGAGTAACCGGTGAAAACCGCCCAATATGAGTATGTTTATCCGCCTGGAAGCTTCAGCAGTGCAATTTCGTGTATTTGAGATACACGCTTTTCTATTATTTCGTGTATTTCAAGTACATGAAATCGTACTAAACTATGTATCTGAAGTACACGAAATTGGAAAGGTGGCCCCATGCGCAGATCAATCGAGTCCGTTATCGAATCATGGGCGACAAAGGACGCCTCACGCCCCCTCCTCATCCGTGGTGCGCGACGCGTAGGCAAAACGTACGCTGCCGAGGAAATCGGCAGGCGAATCGCCGGCGATGCGTTTGTCAAACTCGACTTTCAGACCGATCTTGAGCTGATCGCTCCGCTGTTCGATTGTCCCACCGACGACGTTGACACCATCGTGGCGCGGATTTCAGACTATAAACGCGCCCCCATTCGCAAAGAAACCACCTTCATCCTGTTTGACGAGGTGCAGCTCTGCGAACGGGCGCTCAACTCGCTTCGCTTTTTTTCGGGTTCGGGCTGGCGCATATGCGCGACCGGCAGTCAGCTCGGCGTCGCCACGCGCAAACGTAAGCTGCCTTTTCCCAGCGGCGTTCGTCAAGAGACCATGCATCCTATGTCGTTCGAGGAGTTTCTCTGGGCGCTCGATGAGGAGCAGATGGCCGATGCCATTCGTACCCACGCCGGCACGCTCGAGACCTACGCCGCGCACCAAGCCGCGCTCAGCCTGTTTCATCGATACCAGATCGTGGGCGGCATGCCCGCCGCCGTCAACGCATATCGCAAGACGTTATCCATCGAGGATGCGCGCGTCGAGCAGCGCGAAATCAACGAGACCTATACCGCCGATATGACCGACCCCGAAAACGGGATCAGCGGCGTGGCGGCACGCAAGGTCTGGCGCTCCATTCCGTCCCAGCTGCTGAGATCGTCCACAAAAAAATTCAAGTACTCCGAGGTCGAACGCGGAGGCCGTCGCGCCAAGCTTATCGAGCCGCTCGACTGGCTCGAAGGCGCCGGTATCATATCGGTCAACAACCTGACCGAAGGCATCGAGCCTCCCCTCGTTCCCTTCGACGACGAAGATGGAAGTTTCTTTAAGGTCTATCTTCTCGATACCGGCCTCATGTTCTACAAACTCGGCATCAACCCGAGGCTCTGGCTCGACCTCAAAGAAGATTCCGCCATAGCGCTATCTTCCGACTTCCGAGGCGCCCTGGCGGAAAACTCGGTCATGCAAGCATTTTCGGGTAACAGCTTGCAGACGTATTACTGGGTGCCGCCGTCGTCTTGGAAGACGACCGGCGAGCTCGATTTTCTACTTCAGACCGACCGTATGGAAATCGTGCCCGTCGAGGTAAAGTCCGCACGCAACGTGCGCGCGAGAACCCTCGGGTCGTTCATGGACAAAGCCCGATCGCCATATGCCTACATTTTGTCCGAGAACAATTTTTTCCGCAGCGAAACCGATGACGGGCGCGAGCTACGCCACCTCCCCTTGTACGCAGCGGGCTTTATTGGAGCAAACTGCCTCAAGAGCAGTCTGTAAGCCCTGCACGACCGCCTAGAAAGGAAACCGCTCATGCAACGCATACTGTTTATCTGCCATGGCAACATCTGTCGCTCGACGATGGCTGAGTCGGTGTTTACCGAGCTGGTGCGGCGCGCCGGGCGCGCGGGCGAGTTTGTCATTGACTCCGCTGCGACCTCGACCGAGGAGATCGGCAACCCGCCACACCACGGTACCGTTGCCAAGCTGCGCGAGGTCGGGATTCCCGTCGTCGCACATCGTGCACGTCAGGTGCGTCGCGCGGAGTATGGCGACTGGGACCACATTGTCTATATGGACGACGAGAACGCGCGTGGCCTGCGTCGCATCTTTGGCGACGACCCCGACGGCAAGATTACGCGCATGCTCGATTGGACCGAGCGCCCCGGCGACGTGGCCGACCCCTGGTACACCGGCAATTTCGATGCCACCTACCGCGACGTACTCGACGGCTGCACCGCTATGCTCGAGCAGCTGTAGGCAATCGAGGTCGCGGGCCACGCCTTTGTCGCATCGGGGACTAGCCCTAGACCGGCTTGACCTCCAGCTTTATCCCCTCGGCGCAGGAGTCGCCCAAAACATCCGAAAGGGCCCAGGTCGCATATAGCGGCAAATAGAGAACCGCTCCGTTGCGCTCAACGTTGCCTCTCGAGAAAACAATCCCGAGCCTTACGCCATATTCAGCCGTATCAAGCACATGACCGAGCGCAGCGTGCGCGTGGTAATAGGAGCCCGATTTAACCTCGATCGGAACAGCCGTCCCATCCGGTCCATCGACCACAAAGTCCACTTCACCGCGCTTTTTTGTCTGATAGTAGTAAAGCTGGCGATTTTGGGCAGCCAGCTGCTGGGCCACCACGTTTTCGTAAATGCCGCCCAGCTTGGGCTCCTTGCTATCAAGATACGCCGCTTGGGCGACTCCGACGGGGTAGCGCGCCATCAACATGCCCGTATCCGATTGATATAGCTTGAACTGCGATGGCCGTGCCGTCTTGAGCAAGGGCGATTTTGGCTCGGTTACGATATCGGCTTTGAGAGCAACGCCGGCATCGACAAGCCATACAAAATCTCGCTGATACTTCTCGTAGTGAGCCTTGGGGTCAATGGAATTGAGCACGAAGCGCTTGTTTTCGCCCTCGAGCATAATAGGGAGCTGATCGTAAATGCTCTGCACCTGAAGGGCTCGCCCGCTTGCATACTTGGAGATATCCCGCCGGTACTGTTCGTTGAGCTCTGACTGTAGCTGACGAACAGAGGCAAGGTCGCCCCGCGTGTCAAGAAAGCGCTGCACGACCTCCGGCATTCCGCCGACAACGGTATAGGTCCTGAAGTTTGCCATCATCGCGTCATGAATGTAATCAGGAATGGGCTTCTCGCTGATACACGCGTCGCGTATCGTTTGGCGAGCTCCCTCGCTCACCCCGATCGCCCAGCAAAACTCCTCAAAATCGAGCGGGAACATCCTAAGCTCGTGAACATATCCCACGGGATAGGACCTAACGCCCTTGAACTGGGTCCCGAGCATTGACCCCGAAAACGCCCAGCGGCACCTCCCGTCCTCAACAAGGAACTTTGCCATCGTCATGATGTCGGGGGCCTCTTGGACCTCATCGATAAACACGAGCGTTTTGCCCGGTGCTATCGGCTTTCCCGAGAGAAGCGTCACCCTGCTGATGAAATCGTCGGCATCCCGTGCCTCGAGAAGAGCATCTTTTGCCTGGCGATTTTCCGCGAGATTGAGCTCGATATAGGTTGCGTAGTTTGACTTACCGAACTCGCGAATCGAGTAGCTCTTACCGATTTGGCGAGAACCCGTGACGAACAACGCCTTTCGTTCAATGGATCTCTGCCAACAATCAAGCTCATCAGCGATTTTCCTGCGCAACATAAGCTCTCCCATCGCCTCGATAAATGAAATGCAGATATTTATATCGACTATTATCGATGAAATGCAGAGATTTTTAGTACCGAAATTGGATGAAATGCAGAAATTTGAGCTTACTCGCGCACAGAACAACGACGCGTGCGCCTAAGCATGGGCATAAGTGAGGTCGGAATTCTCGCATACAAATCGAGCGAGGACTATCTCCCACTTTGAGTGCGAAATTGCGCCCAAAACGGGAGATAATCCACGCTCGATATTTCGACGGGAGAAAATCCTCGCTCGGTTACTCGTCGACGATCTCGGCAAGCCAGACGTTCAACGTGTCGACCTCGGGACAGCAGAACTTTGCCGTGCCGGGCTCGTTGCCAGGCACGGTTCCGCCATAGCGCAGGATATCGATATAGGGAAAGCCCACGTGACATGCCATGGAACACATCTTGCCGCGGTCGCGGTCGAAGTCGAAGACGTCACCCGGCTTGTGCCCGTGATGGCAGCGGCATGTGCCCAGCTGGTCCACGCAGCTCACGCGGATACGCGGACGCTTGCCACGCGGCGCGCCGAGCGGCCTGTTCTCGCCCGCAGGCTTGACGCCGTCCTCGCCAGCATTACTCATGGTCAATCACATCCAGGCAGGCCTCGATGGGAAGGCCAGCCGACTTGTCCTCTTGGTCGGCATTGCGCTCGATAAGCTCAGCCACCACACGCATGGCATCGGACGTCGCGCGCTGCAGACTCCAGCCTGTCATAACGCGGCCGACGAGCACCGCCGAGAACGTGTCACCCGTGCCCGGGAAATAGACCGGAATCAGGTCAAAGGGAATCGTGAAGTACTCTCCCGCCACATGGTCGTAGCCGATGACGGCACTCGCCCCGTCGACCTTCGCGCTCGTAATGACCACCGACTTGGCGCCCAGCGCGAGCATGGCGTCCACGAGCGCACGAGCCTCATCGGCCGTAATCTGCTCGGCCATAGGCGTATCGGTGAGCAGACACGCCTCGGTATAGTTGGGCACCGCGTAGTCGGCGCACTCGACCAGGCTGCGCATAAGGCCGATGGTCGATTCGGGCACGCCGGCGTAGAGCCTGCCGTTGTCGGCCATGATGGGGTCGACGAACACCTTGGTGCCTTTTTGCGAACGGCGGTGGCAAAAGTCCGAGATGATGCGCGCCTCTTCCTCGGTCACGATAAAGCCGGTCGAGATGGCGTCGAATTCAAAGCCGAGCTC
Proteins encoded:
- a CDS encoding NUDIX domain-containing protein → MGMHTTKVAVGEGKFALEAQLTVTPRGMAVYACSPEFAHLGATAQAIPRPEPGRTATVSILAVPCHRDEIPAHDIAAALATRFGVPVVASTGFHVEQASGDDLQRVLDTTKELIAALEEAAARILRAGWDEGGAGAEVVAVDAATGEALGSVDRIEAHAGEGILHQAFLTLLVEGRGEDARLLLCRRSPLKRLWGGVLADSCAGHPLPGEDVAAATARRINEELGITREPDQLKHLGHVVYREDHGDGRCECEWCEVYLAHVEPGELHINQEETSEVRRVAPSELKGYLQGHPEQLAPWLREALGDPFIRTALAM
- a CDS encoding MFS transporter, whose product is MTTLTAATTPKSKPTAAALSPARTKLCLALLVLLGFSLGCSEFVVIGIESDLATELGISLATAGQLISVFALVYAIATPVLALSTGRFRRYQLLVCYSVVFVLGNLVMALAPNFQVLFISRIVLGSVSGALLAVGVTYIPELLSPQQTSLAISVVYGAFSVAMVFVTSIGKFVADTLDWHVAMYGTLTFAVLICSALVAFMPRAGQTDEPATFREQAGLLREPSIITGMLIFLFGVGSVYVFYGYVTPYLEQVLGMDTVQASTTLMAYGVFCLISNILGGWIDARFGMKALLVTFVLQAAALLGLFAVGAAMPLALVFVFSLAMLMYLFSVSCITHFMDVARSRHPKSMVLASSVEPMAFNVGISFGTAVGGAVVSSVGIAYVGAVGAAFSLVAWALTLVTIKLARWERRRQSARPSIRA
- a CDS encoding ATP-binding protein; translation: MRRSIESVIESWATKDASRPLLIRGARRVGKTYAAEEIGRRIAGDAFVKLDFQTDLELIAPLFDCPTDDVDTIVARISDYKRAPIRKETTFILFDEVQLCERALNSLRFFSGSGWRICATGSQLGVATRKRKLPFPSGVRQETMHPMSFEEFLWALDEEQMADAIRTHAGTLETYAAHQAALSLFHRYQIVGGMPAAVNAYRKTLSIEDARVEQREINETYTADMTDPENGISGVAARKVWRSIPSQLLRSSTKKFKYSEVERGGRRAKLIEPLDWLEGAGIISVNNLTEGIEPPLVPFDDEDGSFFKVYLLDTGLMFYKLGINPRLWLDLKEDSAIALSSDFRGALAENSVMQAFSGNSLQTYYWVPPSSWKTTGELDFLLQTDRMEIVPVEVKSARNVRARTLGSFMDKARSPYAYILSENNFFRSETDDGRELRHLPLYAAGFIGANCLKSSL
- a CDS encoding low molecular weight phosphotyrosine protein phosphatase produces the protein MQRILFICHGNICRSTMAESVFTELVRRAGRAGEFVIDSAATSTEEIGNPPHHGTVAKLREVGIPVVAHRARQVRRAEYGDWDHIVYMDDENARGLRRIFGDDPDGKITRMLDWTERPGDVADPWYTGNFDATYRDVLDGCTAMLEQL
- a CDS encoding ATP-binding protein, whose translation is MFCARVSSNFCISSNFGTKNLCISSIIVDINICISFIEAMGELMLRRKIADELDCWQRSIERKALFVTGSRQIGKSYSIREFGKSNYATYIELNLAENRQAKDALLEARDADDFISRVTLLSGKPIAPGKTLVFIDEVQEAPDIMTMAKFLVEDGRCRWAFSGSMLGTQFKGVRSYPVGYVHELRMFPLDFEEFCWAIGVSEGARQTIRDACISEKPIPDYIHDAMMANFRTYTVVGGMPEVVQRFLDTRGDLASVRQLQSELNEQYRRDISKYASGRALQVQSIYDQLPIMLEGENKRFVLNSIDPKAHYEKYQRDFVWLVDAGVALKADIVTEPKSPLLKTARPSQFKLYQSDTGMLMARYPVGVAQAAYLDSKEPKLGGIYENVVAQQLAAQNRQLYYYQTKKRGEVDFVVDGPDGTAVPIEVKSGSYYHAHAALGHVLDTAEYGVRLGIVFSRGNVERNGAVLYLPLYATWALSDVLGDSCAEGIKLEVKPV
- a CDS encoding TIGR04076 family protein; the protein is MSNAGEDGVKPAGENRPLGAPRGKRPRIRVSCVDQLGTCRCHHGHKPGDVFDFDRDRGKMCSMACHVGFPYIDILRYGGTVPGNEPGTAKFCCPEVDTLNVWLAEIVDE